One part of the Pirellulales bacterium genome encodes these proteins:
- a CDS encoding DUF3800 domain-containing protein, which produces MYFFYVDESGSLDPAAIGRRADGSTFAKDHLYVLAAVSLFERRWHGFEQTLNRRKRELCEIHRHTNPATPRLELADCELKSTWTRIPKERAQRPFLANLTDGELTQLVELFYRQLDHHNMNIFAVVVDKRHLHGYMDAGRMHRKAWELLLELIQKFLATEHPKHQGVILTDDISRQRNRSLAMKHAYFQSEGTSKGTRLTHIAEMPLFVRSELSNGVQLADLVAYNIYRCFRDQNPAYPFFARIVPYLWASRSTPAGFLDGLWVFPAESPLVQFKTKLAKERANRGTAGP; this is translated from the coding sequence ATGTACTTTTTCTACGTTGATGAATCCGGTTCGCTCGACCCGGCCGCGATCGGCCGACGCGCTGACGGCTCGACGTTCGCCAAAGATCATTTGTACGTGCTTGCGGCAGTGTCGCTGTTTGAACGACGCTGGCATGGCTTTGAGCAAACGCTGAACCGGAGAAAGCGGGAGCTTTGCGAGATTCATCGGCACACCAACCCGGCGACGCCACGGTTGGAACTTGCCGATTGCGAACTGAAATCGACGTGGACTCGCATTCCCAAGGAACGCGCACAACGACCGTTCTTGGCCAATCTCACCGACGGCGAGTTGACGCAACTGGTCGAACTGTTTTACCGGCAACTTGACCACCACAACATGAACATCTTCGCCGTCGTTGTGGACAAGCGGCACTTGCACGGCTACATGGACGCCGGAAGGATGCACCGCAAGGCGTGGGAGCTTTTGCTGGAGCTGATTCAAAAGTTTTTGGCGACGGAGCACCCGAAGCACCAGGGAGTTATTCTCACCGACGACATAAGCCGGCAACGAAACCGAAGCCTGGCAATGAAGCACGCCTACTTTCAATCCGAAGGCACGTCAAAGGGAACACGCCTGACGCACATTGCCGAAATGCCGCTGTTCGTGCGGAGCGAGCTATCGAACGGCGTGCAACTTGCCGACCTGGTGGCCTACAACATCTACCGATGCTTTCGCGACCAAAACCCGGCGTACCCGTTCTTTGCACGCATCGTGCCGTACCTCTGGGCATCGCGCTCGACGCCTGCGGGCTTCCTTGACGGGTTATGGGTGTTTCCGGCCGAAAGCCCGCTGGTGCAATTCAAGACGAAGCTGGCAAAAGAAAGGGCCAACCGCGGAACGGCTGGCCCTTAG